In a genomic window of Pseudomonas oryzihabitans:
- a CDS encoding methyl-accepting chemotaxis protein translates to MLKQLKFSHKILLATALVMAVVLAAFASFNAYLQRQAIDQTLQQTLTETGRITATNVSYWLETRIKVADALVQTILTDTPSGNFDKLPEQKIYTEVFSTLYLAQPDGTFIARNGSPVPAGYDPRKRPWYTEAVAAGGLTLSSPYIFASNGKLGLTISAPLLRNGQLGGVVACYLYLSTLTEMISALDAGGLGEAFLVDANGKVLVSSHPEQVLKSLKDVFPDNTPTLAPGFQTVRVGGSDRLVSFTPVEGLPVAAKWYLGLSIDEAKAYAPVTQARNLAIVATVVAVIVMVLLLGLLIRGLLRPLRDLGRAMEDIAQGEGDLTRRLPVETRDEFGLLAQAFNQFVARIHTSIRDVAQSTGQLNQGTRRVLEASQSSMQQSDVQSQRTTSVAAAINEMGAATQEIARNAAHASGEARSARQQGEEGRRVLDEAMTAMQALSAKIGTSCEHIEALNGKTANIGQILDVIRGISEQTNLLALNAAIEAARAGEAGRGFAVVADEVRSLASRTQSSAQQIQQMIEELQNGSRDAVALMQESQRQSTHSMQVAQQAGSSLGSVTERIGEIDGQNQSVATATEEQTSVVETLNQDISEINLLNQQGVDNLQATLAACTALEAEADRLQKLVGGFRI, encoded by the coding sequence GTGCTAAAGCAGCTCAAATTCAGCCACAAGATCTTGTTGGCAACCGCTCTAGTGATGGCGGTAGTCCTGGCTGCCTTCGCGAGTTTCAACGCCTACCTGCAACGCCAGGCCATCGATCAGACGCTACAGCAGACCCTGACCGAGACGGGGCGTATCACGGCGACCAATGTGTCCTACTGGTTGGAAACCCGCATCAAGGTAGCCGATGCCCTGGTGCAGACGATCCTCACCGACACCCCCTCGGGTAACTTCGACAAACTGCCGGAGCAGAAGATTTATACCGAGGTGTTCTCCACCCTCTACCTGGCGCAACCGGACGGTACCTTCATCGCCCGCAACGGCTCGCCGGTCCCCGCCGGTTACGATCCGCGCAAACGGCCCTGGTACACCGAGGCAGTGGCCGCCGGCGGCCTCACGCTTTCCTCTCCCTATATCTTCGCCTCGAACGGCAAGCTGGGGCTGACCATCTCGGCGCCCTTGCTGCGCAATGGCCAACTGGGCGGCGTGGTGGCCTGCTATCTCTATCTGTCCACCCTGACGGAGATGATCAGTGCCTTGGATGCGGGTGGCCTGGGCGAGGCCTTCCTGGTGGACGCCAATGGCAAGGTCCTGGTCAGCAGCCATCCCGAACAGGTGCTCAAGTCGCTCAAGGACGTCTTCCCGGATAACACGCCAACCCTGGCGCCCGGCTTCCAGACGGTACGGGTCGGTGGCAGTGATCGCCTGGTGAGTTTCACCCCGGTGGAAGGCCTGCCGGTAGCCGCGAAGTGGTACCTGGGCCTATCCATCGACGAAGCCAAGGCCTATGCCCCGGTGACCCAGGCCCGCAACCTGGCCATCGTCGCGACCGTGGTCGCGGTCATCGTCATGGTGCTGCTGCTGGGTCTGCTGATCCGGGGGCTGCTGCGCCCGCTCCGCGACCTCGGCCGTGCCATGGAAGACATCGCCCAGGGCGAGGGCGACCTGACCCGTCGCCTGCCGGTGGAGACGCGCGACGAATTCGGCCTGCTGGCCCAGGCTTTCAACCAGTTCGTGGCGCGGATTCATACCTCGATCCGCGATGTGGCCCAGAGTACTGGCCAGCTCAACCAGGGTACCCGCCGGGTGCTGGAGGCCTCGCAGTCGTCCATGCAACAGTCGGATGTGCAATCCCAGCGCACTACCAGTGTGGCCGCGGCCATCAACGAAATGGGCGCCGCCACCCAGGAGATCGCCCGCAATGCCGCCCACGCCTCCGGCGAGGCGCGCAGCGCGCGCCAGCAGGGCGAAGAAGGCCGACGCGTACTGGACGAGGCCATGACCGCCATGCAGGCGCTATCGGCCAAGATCGGCACCAGTTGCGAACACATCGAAGCGCTCAACGGCAAGACCGCCAACATCGGCCAGATCCTCGACGTCATCCGCGGTATTTCCGAGCAGACCAACCTCTTGGCGCTCAACGCCGCCATCGAAGCGGCCCGTGCCGGTGAAGCCGGTCGTGGCTTCGCCGTGGTTGCTGATGAAGTCCGCTCCCTGGCCAGCCGCACCCAGAGTTCGGCGCAGCAGATCCAGCAGATGATCGAGGAATTGCAGAACGGCTCGCGCGATGCGGTGGCCCTCATGCAGGAAAGCCAGCGGCAGAGCACCCACAGCATGCAGGTGGCACAGCAGGCCGGGAGCAGTCTGGGCAGCGTCACCGAGCGCATCGGCGAGATCGACGGCCAGAACCAGTCGGTGGCCACCGCCACCGAAGAACAGACCTCGGTGGTGGAAACGCTCAACCAGGACATCAGCGAGATCAACCTGCTCAACCAGCAGGGCGTGGACAACCTCCAGGCCACCCTGGCGGCCTGCACCGCCTTGGAAGCCGAGGCGGATCGGCTGCAAAAGCTGGTGGGTGGTTTCCGGATCTGA
- a CDS encoding LysR substrate-binding domain-containing protein yields MELRHLRYFVAVAEELHFGRAAQRLNLSQPPLSQQIQALEAELGTRLLERTNRRVALTEAGRLFLDEARQLLAASERAAERVRRAGRGETGQLQVGFSASSPFVATIPKTLFAYRRAYPEVRLQLQEMSSREQIDAMLAGNLQIGLIRPIELPDTLVAIELFREPLVVALRHDHPLAQQGTGPLPLAALAEEPFVYFPRTFGTGLYDQLLTLTARVGFTPRIVQEASEVLIILGLVAAGLGVTVLPATYQRTQMEGLVYRELDDPEATSAVWLLRRRDETSPQAAAFARLLLAAE; encoded by the coding sequence ATGGAGCTGCGACACCTGAGGTACTTCGTGGCGGTGGCCGAGGAGCTGCACTTCGGTCGCGCCGCCCAACGGCTGAATCTCTCCCAGCCGCCGCTCAGCCAGCAGATCCAGGCCCTGGAGGCGGAGCTGGGTACCCGGCTGCTGGAGCGCACCAACCGACGCGTCGCCCTGACCGAGGCCGGTCGGCTGTTTCTCGACGAAGCCCGCCAATTGCTCGCCGCCAGCGAGCGGGCCGCCGAACGGGTCCGCCGCGCCGGGCGGGGCGAGACCGGGCAACTGCAGGTGGGCTTCAGCGCCTCCTCGCCCTTCGTCGCCACCATCCCCAAGACCCTGTTCGCCTATCGCCGCGCCTACCCCGAGGTACGACTGCAACTGCAGGAGATGAGCAGCCGCGAGCAGATCGACGCCATGCTCGCCGGCAACCTGCAGATCGGCCTGATCCGCCCCATCGAACTACCCGATACTCTGGTGGCGATCGAACTCTTCCGCGAACCCCTGGTGGTCGCCCTGCGACACGACCATCCCCTGGCCCAGCAGGGCACCGGCCCACTGCCCCTGGCCGCCCTCGCTGAAGAGCCCTTCGTCTATTTCCCCCGCACCTTCGGCACCGGCCTCTACGACCAGTTGCTGACCCTCACCGCCCGCGTCGGCTTCACCCCGCGCATCGTCCAGGAGGCCAGCGAAGTCCTCATCATCCTCGGCCTGGTCGCCGCCGGGCTTGGCGTCACCGTGCTGCCCGCCACCTACCAGCGCACCCAGATGGAAGGGCTGGTGTATCGCGAACTGGACGACCCGGAAGCCACCTCGGCGGTGTGGTTGCTCCGGCGCCGGGACGAGACCTCGCCGCAGGCGGCGGCCTTCGCCAGGTTGCTGCTGGCGGCCGAGTGA
- a CDS encoding MFS transporter, with translation MNTSRSSATQPAPALSNRPAANEAQHEPSAFIEKGTPQFLRTALALFCGGFATFALLYCVQPLMPIFSQAFGLTAAASSLSLSLATGLMACGLLVTGPISDAIGRKSVMVFALFAAGAFTLASALMPTWDGILVTRALVGLSLAGVAAVAMTYLAEEVHPEHLGYAMGLYISGNALGGMSGRVISGVVVDFVSWRIALGALGVLALVAALLFKRSLPDSKRFQPRPLQPRNLLAGYALHFRDAGLPWLFLEAFLLMGAFVTLFNYIAYRLLAEPYHLSQAWIGVLSLVYLAGIYSSAKFGSLADRFGRRRVFTAAIVLQLGGLLLTLCSPLWLILVGMLLFTFGFFGAHSVASSWVGRRARQARGQASSLYLFSYYAGSSVAGTLGGFCWYLGGWTGVGLFIGALLLVALAVAVRLSKLQPLPAA, from the coding sequence GTGAATACGTCCCGGTCGTCCGCCACCCAGCCCGCGCCTGCATTGAGCAACCGTCCCGCCGCCAACGAAGCGCAACACGAGCCGAGCGCCTTCATCGAGAAGGGCACGCCGCAATTCCTGCGCACCGCCCTGGCGCTGTTCTGCGGTGGCTTCGCCACCTTCGCCCTGCTCTATTGCGTGCAGCCGCTGATGCCGATCTTTTCCCAGGCCTTCGGCCTCACCGCGGCGGCCAGCAGCCTGTCGCTGTCCTTGGCCACCGGGTTGATGGCCTGCGGCCTGCTGGTGACCGGGCCGATTTCCGATGCCATAGGGCGCAAGTCGGTGATGGTCTTCGCGCTGTTCGCCGCCGGGGCCTTCACCCTGGCCAGCGCCCTGATGCCCACCTGGGACGGCATCCTGGTGACCCGCGCCCTGGTGGGGCTGTCGCTGGCCGGCGTCGCCGCGGTGGCCATGACCTACCTGGCCGAAGAGGTACACCCGGAGCACCTGGGGTATGCCATGGGCCTCTATATCAGCGGCAACGCCCTGGGCGGGATGTCCGGTCGGGTGATCAGCGGGGTGGTGGTGGACTTCGTCTCCTGGCGCATCGCCCTGGGCGCCCTCGGGGTGTTGGCGCTGGTGGCGGCACTGCTGTTCAAGCGCAGCCTGCCGGACTCCAAGCGTTTCCAGCCGCGCCCCCTGCAGCCGCGCAATCTGCTCGCCGGCTATGCCTTGCACTTTCGCGATGCCGGTCTGCCCTGGCTGTTCCTGGAGGCCTTCCTGCTGATGGGCGCCTTCGTCACCCTGTTCAACTACATCGCCTATCGCCTGCTGGCCGAGCCCTACCATCTGAGCCAGGCCTGGATCGGTGTCCTGTCGCTGGTCTATCTGGCGGGCATCTACAGCTCGGCCAAGTTCGGCAGCCTGGCCGACCGCTTTGGCCGGCGCCGGGTGTTCACCGCTGCCATCGTGCTGCAGCTCGGCGGCCTGCTGCTGACGCTGTGTTCCCCGCTGTGGCTGATACTGGTGGGCATGCTGCTGTTCACCTTCGGCTTCTTCGGCGCCCATTCGGTGGCCAGCAGCTGGGTCGGTCGGCGTGCCCGCCAGGCCCGGGGCCAGGCCTCGTCGCTCTATCTGTTCAGCTACTACGCCGGCTCCAGCGTGGCCGGCACCCTCGGTGGCTTCTGCTGGTACCTGGGCGGTTGGACCGGTGTCGGCCTGTTCATCGGTGCCCTGCTGCTGGTGGCCTTGGCGGTCGCCGTGCGGCTGTCGAAGTTGCAGCCACTGCCGGCGGCATGA
- a CDS encoding beta-ketoacyl synthase chain length factor, translated as MQFQISDWRAWAPGLVDQDAWRQWCAAPWSPADDGSQPDASFLPAMQRRRLSRLARMTFQVAWPLADAHGAPLPLIFASRHGETPRTLAILQELARGEPLSPTQFSLSVHNAIIGQWSILRGDHSEMNALATGRDGLEHAVLEACTLLAEGATGVLVVIAEEAPPTLYAPQIDDVPFPYAVGLLLTPGSTCALSGEPAPTEAATSSWPHALELLRLLESRGALHHAYAGRAWHWQAEAYG; from the coding sequence ATGCAATTCCAGATCAGCGATTGGCGCGCCTGGGCGCCTGGTCTCGTCGACCAGGACGCTTGGCGGCAGTGGTGCGCCGCGCCCTGGAGCCCGGCGGACGATGGCAGTCAACCCGATGCCAGCTTCCTGCCAGCCATGCAGCGCCGCCGCCTGAGCCGCCTGGCACGCATGACCTTCCAAGTGGCCTGGCCACTGGCCGATGCCCATGGCGCGCCGCTGCCGCTGATCTTCGCCTCGCGCCACGGCGAGACCCCGCGCACCCTGGCCATCCTCCAGGAGCTGGCCCGCGGCGAGCCGCTCTCCCCGACTCAGTTCAGCCTCTCGGTGCACAACGCCATCATCGGCCAGTGGTCGATCCTGCGTGGCGACCACAGCGAGATGAATGCCCTGGCTACCGGCCGCGACGGTCTCGAGCATGCCGTGCTGGAAGCTTGCACCCTGCTGGCCGAAGGCGCCACCGGGGTCCTGGTGGTGATCGCCGAGGAGGCGCCGCCAACCCTCTATGCACCGCAGATCGACGACGTACCCTTTCCCTACGCCGTTGGCCTGCTGCTCACCCCTGGCAGCACCTGCGCCCTGAGTGGCGAGCCGGCGCCGACAGAAGCTGCGACCAGCAGTTGGCCCCACGCCCTGGAACTGCTGCGCCTGCTGGAAAGCCGCGGCGCCCTGCACCACGCCTACGCCGGGCGCGCCTGGCACTGGCAGGCGGAGGCCTACGGATGA
- a CDS encoding lysophospholipid acyltransferase family protein, with the protein MINRLDYGYRLLATGLNFVVFGCGALIFRLLVLPVLLALPGDTLRRRQRARRANAWLFRSFVAFMVLTRVMNLRIQGRERLGRPGQLIIANHPSLIDVVVLIGLVPDANCVVKQGLWQNPYLKRQIQAAGYISNDGSAEMLDAAADSLRQGQTLIVFPEGTRTTPGEPPRFHRGAAAIALRGARCITPVIIRVVPSTLTKATPWYRIPSRRFDFQLDVGADIDPTTFAGRPLPLASRELNDQLHQLYLKETGNHD; encoded by the coding sequence ATGATCAACCGGCTGGACTACGGCTACCGACTGCTGGCCACGGGGCTCAATTTCGTGGTGTTCGGCTGCGGCGCGCTGATCTTCCGGCTGTTGGTCCTGCCCGTCCTGTTGGCGCTGCCGGGCGATACGCTACGGCGCCGCCAGCGTGCGCGGCGAGCCAACGCCTGGCTGTTCCGTTCCTTCGTCGCCTTCATGGTATTGACCCGGGTGATGAACCTACGCATCCAGGGCCGCGAGCGCCTGGGTCGCCCGGGCCAGTTGATCATCGCCAACCACCCCTCGCTGATCGACGTGGTGGTGCTCATCGGCCTGGTGCCCGATGCCAATTGCGTGGTCAAGCAAGGCCTCTGGCAGAATCCCTATCTCAAGCGGCAGATCCAGGCCGCCGGCTACATCAGCAACGACGGCAGCGCCGAGATGCTCGATGCCGCCGCCGACTCCCTGCGCCAGGGCCAGACGCTGATCGTCTTTCCCGAAGGCACCCGCACCACCCCCGGCGAGCCCCCACGCTTCCATCGCGGCGCCGCCGCCATCGCCCTGCGCGGCGCTCGCTGCATCACCCCGGTGATCATCCGCGTGGTGCCCAGCACCCTGACCAAGGCCACGCCCTGGTATCGCATTCCGTCGCGGCGCTTCGACTTTCAGCTGGACGTCGGCGCCGACATCGACCCCACCACCTTCGCCGGACGGCCGCTGCCGCTGGCGTCGCGTGAACTCAACGACCAGCTGCACCAGCTCTACCTGAAGGAAACCGGCAACCATGACTGA
- a CDS encoding phosphopantetheine-binding protein, producing the protein MTDLNIELKSLIIEALGLEDVTVDDIGDEQTLFGDGLGLDSVDALELGLAIQKRYGIRIDAEAKDTRTHFANVNALAAFVAAQRAA; encoded by the coding sequence ATGACTGACCTCAACATCGAGCTCAAAAGCCTGATCATCGAGGCACTCGGCCTCGAGGACGTCACCGTCGACGACATCGGCGACGAACAGACCCTGTTCGGCGACGGCCTGGGCCTGGATTCGGTGGATGCCCTGGAGCTGGGCCTGGCGATCCAGAAGCGCTATGGCATCCGCATCGACGCCGAAGCCAAGGACACCCGTACCCACTTCGCCAACGTCAACGCCCTCGCGGCCTTCGTCGCCGCCCAGCGCGCCGCCTGA
- a CDS encoding acyl carrier protein — translation MQTRDAIFETLRNALVELFELEPERVTLDANLYEDLEIDSIDAVDLIDHLRRQTGHKIAAEQFRQVRTVGDVVEAVHRISQAET, via the coding sequence ATGCAAACCCGTGACGCCATCTTCGAGACCCTGCGCAACGCCCTGGTCGAACTCTTCGAGCTGGAGCCCGAGCGCGTGACCCTGGATGCCAACCTCTACGAGGACCTGGAGATCGACAGCATCGACGCCGTCGACCTGATCGACCACCTGCGCCGCCAGACCGGCCACAAGATCGCCGCCGAACAATTCCGCCAGGTGCGCACCGTGGGCGATGTGGTCGAAGCGGTCCATCGCATCAGCCAAGCGGAAACCTGA
- a CDS encoding AMP-binding protein has translation MNVTPLADLLGPASPLSAALQQRALRLAAAFQAAGLQRLALHLDDAEDLACALLGAWRAGIEVILPADDQSATRARLTPTLDAWLDDLEGWTAAEPLTPALLDLQAPLLTLSTSGSSGEPKLIAKQLFQLANEVAALERLWGESLGDATILGSVSTQHIYGLLFRVLWPLCAGRPFARQALPFTEELQRETAALLREGRRAVWISSPALLKRLGENLDDAILGQVVRVFSSGGVLPEAAASACQARFGSYPTEVYGSSETGGIAWRQGPQPWQAFAGIELGQDQEGALWLTSPYLPQGLREQTMDGVRLLGDGRFELLGRLDRIVKLEEKRIALPALEERLLGHPAIADVRLGVVHQGRALLGALVALSESGLHQLRNGGRRALVAELREHLVGHCEAIALPRRWRLLLALPYSAQGKLAQAEVERLLAQPRPVDIEPLSVERTADGWRLELTVAPDLAFFSGHFPTAPVVPGVVQVGWAQRLARQHLELPADFAGLEVLKFQQLLRPGDRVTLTFHFDAARSKLHFAFRRGEAACSSGRILLKENTP, from the coding sequence ATGAACGTCACGCCCCTGGCCGATCTGCTAGGCCCCGCGAGCCCATTAAGCGCCGCCCTGCAACAGCGCGCCCTGCGCCTGGCAGCGGCTTTCCAGGCGGCTGGACTCCAGCGCCTGGCCCTGCATCTCGACGACGCCGAGGATCTGGCCTGCGCCCTGCTCGGCGCCTGGCGCGCCGGGATCGAGGTGATCCTGCCGGCCGACGATCAATCCGCCACCCGCGCTCGGCTCACCCCGACCCTCGACGCCTGGCTGGACGACCTCGAAGGCTGGACGGCTGCCGAACCCCTGACGCCCGCCCTACTCGATCTGCAGGCGCCGCTGCTGACCCTGAGCACCTCGGGCTCCAGCGGTGAACCCAAACTGATCGCCAAGCAGCTGTTCCAGCTGGCCAACGAGGTGGCGGCCCTGGAGCGGTTGTGGGGTGAATCCCTCGGCGACGCCACTATCCTCGGCAGCGTCTCCACCCAACATATCTACGGCCTGCTGTTCCGCGTGCTCTGGCCGCTCTGCGCCGGTCGGCCCTTCGCCCGCCAGGCGCTGCCCTTCACTGAGGAGCTGCAACGGGAGACCGCCGCCCTGCTGCGCGAAGGCCGGCGGGCGGTATGGATCAGCAGTCCGGCGCTGCTCAAGCGCCTCGGCGAGAATCTCGACGACGCCATTCTCGGCCAGGTGGTGCGGGTGTTTTCCTCCGGTGGGGTGCTGCCGGAAGCGGCGGCTTCGGCTTGCCAGGCGCGCTTTGGCAGCTACCCCACCGAGGTCTATGGCAGCTCCGAAACCGGCGGCATCGCCTGGCGCCAAGGCCCCCAGCCCTGGCAAGCCTTCGCCGGCATCGAACTGGGCCAGGATCAGGAGGGTGCCCTCTGGCTGACCTCGCCCTATCTGCCTCAGGGTCTGCGCGAGCAGACCATGGATGGCGTGCGCCTGCTGGGTGACGGCCGCTTCGAGTTGCTCGGGCGCCTGGATCGCATCGTCAAGCTGGAAGAAAAGCGCATCGCCCTGCCGGCCCTGGAAGAACGCCTGCTGGGCCACCCGGCTATCGCCGACGTGCGCCTGGGTGTGGTGCACCAGGGTCGCGCCCTGCTCGGCGCCCTGGTGGCCCTGAGCGAGAGCGGCCTGCATCAGCTGCGCAACGGCGGTCGCCGCGCCCTGGTGGCCGAGCTGCGCGAACACCTGGTCGGCCATTGCGAGGCCATCGCCCTGCCCCGCCGCTGGCGCCTGCTGCTGGCGCTGCCCTACAGCGCCCAGGGCAAGCTGGCCCAGGCCGAGGTGGAGCGCCTGCTGGCCCAGCCAAGGCCGGTGGATATCGAGCCGCTGAGCGTCGAGCGCACGGCAGACGGCTGGCGCCTGGAGTTAACGGTCGCCCCGGACCTGGCGTTCTTTTCCGGCCATTTCCCCACGGCGCCGGTAGTGCCCGGAGTGGTACAGGTCGGCTGGGCCCAGCGCCTGGCCCGCCAGCACCTGGAGCTACCCGCTGACTTCGCCGGTCTGGAGGTGCTCAAGTTCCAGCAGTTGCTGCGGCCGGGTGATCGGGTGACCCTGACCTTCCACTTCGATGCCGCTCGCAGCAAGCTGCACTTCGCCTTTCGCCGCGGCGAGGCGGCCTGTTCGTCCGGGCGCATTCTGCTCAAGGAGAACACGCCATGA
- a CDS encoding glycosyltransferase family 2 protein has product MSFRACAVIPVFDHEHALPLVVQALRQRALPCVLVDDASGPACAQVMDELATQPDIHLLRLPVNQGKGGAVMAGLAEAQRLGFTHALQVDADGQHDLADVAAFLAEAQAHPEALICGYPRFDDSVPKGRLYARYLTHVWVWINSLSLKIRDSMCGFRVYPLAPTLAVIRAGGLGKRMDFDPEILVRLAWRDQPMRWRPTRVHYPLDGRSHFRLWQDNVLISRMHTRLFFGMLVRAPRLLWRRMRG; this is encoded by the coding sequence ATGAGCTTTCGGGCCTGCGCGGTGATCCCGGTGTTCGACCACGAACATGCCCTGCCACTGGTGGTGCAGGCTCTGCGTCAACGCGCCCTGCCCTGCGTGCTGGTGGACGATGCCTCCGGCCCCGCCTGCGCCCAGGTGATGGACGAGCTGGCGACCCAACCCGACATCCATCTGCTGCGCCTGCCGGTCAACCAGGGCAAGGGCGGCGCGGTGATGGCGGGGCTCGCCGAGGCGCAGCGACTGGGCTTCACCCACGCCCTGCAGGTGGACGCCGACGGCCAGCACGATCTCGCCGACGTCGCCGCCTTCCTGGCCGAGGCCCAGGCCCATCCCGAGGCGCTGATCTGCGGCTATCCGCGTTTCGACGACTCGGTACCCAAGGGCCGGCTCTATGCCCGTTACCTCACCCACGTCTGGGTCTGGATCAATAGTCTGTCGCTCAAGATCCGCGACAGCATGTGCGGCTTTCGCGTCTATCCCCTGGCGCCGACCCTGGCGGTGATCCGCGCGGGTGGCCTGGGCAAGCGCATGGATTTCGACCCGGAGATCCTGGTACGCCTGGCCTGGCGCGACCAGCCCATGCGCTGGCGCCCGACCCGAGTGCACTACCCGCTGGATGGCCGCTCGCACTTTCGCCTCTGGCAGGACAACGTACTGATCTCGCGCATGCATACCCGGCTGTTCTTCGGCATGCTGGTGCGCGCGCCGCGCCTGCTCTGGCGGCGGATGCGCGGGTGA
- a CDS encoding LpxL/LpxP family acyltransferase encodes MAADARVSGHWAQQRERGSPVLMRLTAWLARHLGRRAIAPLLRLIVLYFFLFGGRARRGILEYQQRLAAWSGRPEPGPSWRSGYAQFMAFAEALLDKLDAWNGRLGLDQVQLHDDDQVHARMNAPRGEILVTAHLGNLEVCRALAQLGRRVRLNVLVHTRHAEAFNRLLEEAGANDLRLIQVSELDPAVMLQLSERLERGEWLAIAGDRVPLHGGRTVEVDFLGAPAPFPQGPWLLAHLLRCPTNLLFCLREDDGYHVYLEDFAPIPAWRRQERAAGIQGLAQAYAERLAAYCLKAPRQWFNFYPFWSRHER; translated from the coding sequence CTGGCGGCGGATGCGCGGGTGAGCGGTCACTGGGCGCAGCAACGCGAGCGCGGCAGCCCCGTGCTGATGCGTCTCACCGCCTGGTTGGCGCGGCACCTGGGCCGCCGCGCCATTGCCCCGCTGCTGCGGCTGATCGTGCTGTACTTCTTCCTGTTCGGCGGTCGTGCTCGCCGCGGCATCCTGGAGTACCAACAGCGTCTGGCCGCCTGGAGCGGACGCCCCGAGCCGGGTCCGAGCTGGCGCAGCGGCTACGCCCAGTTCATGGCCTTCGCCGAAGCCCTGCTGGACAAGCTCGACGCCTGGAATGGCCGCCTCGGCCTGGATCAGGTGCAATTGCATGACGACGATCAGGTCCATGCGCGGATGAACGCTCCCCGTGGCGAGATCCTGGTCACCGCCCACCTGGGCAATCTGGAGGTCTGTCGTGCCCTGGCCCAGTTGGGGCGGAGGGTCCGGCTCAATGTGCTGGTCCACACCCGTCACGCCGAGGCCTTCAATCGCCTGCTGGAAGAAGCCGGCGCCAACGACCTGCGGCTGATCCAGGTCAGCGAATTGGACCCGGCGGTCATGCTGCAACTGAGCGAACGCCTGGAGCGCGGCGAATGGCTGGCCATCGCCGGTGACCGGGTGCCGCTGCACGGCGGACGCACCGTGGAAGTGGATTTCCTCGGCGCCCCGGCGCCCTTCCCCCAAGGGCCCTGGCTGCTGGCGCACCTGCTGCGCTGCCCGACCAACCTGCTGTTCTGCCTGCGCGAGGACGACGGCTATCACGTCTACCTGGAAGACTTCGCCCCTATTCCCGCCTGGCGCCGCCAGGAACGCGCCGCCGGCATCCAGGGCCTGGCCCAGGCCTATGCCGAGCGCCTTGCCGCCTATTGCCTGAAGGCGCCGCGGCAGTGGTTCAACTTCTATCCGTTCTGGAGTCGCCATGAACGCTAA